One window of Mediterraneibacter butyricigenes genomic DNA carries:
- a CDS encoding 4Fe-4S binding protein, producing MAQRRKKRVAVVQCSKEAGSCQWGCIGCGACVSACRLKAVSINEYQTAKIDPEKCVGCGLCAKACPQNLIRVTTEEFTIYPGCMNQALGAQTRKDCDKGCIACGICVRNCPAGAIRIEENHAVIDEDRCIACGMCAVKCPKGVIHDRDGIFAAI from the coding sequence ATGGCACAGAGAAGAAAGAAAAGAGTGGCAGTGGTACAGTGTTCGAAAGAGGCAGGTAGTTGTCAGTGGGGCTGCATCGGATGTGGGGCATGTGTAAGCGCCTGTCGCCTGAAAGCGGTTTCAATAAATGAATATCAGACAGCGAAGATCGATCCGGAAAAATGCGTGGGCTGTGGTCTGTGCGCAAAAGCCTGTCCGCAGAACCTGATTCGTGTAACGACCGAGGAATTTACCATTTATCCGGGATGTATGAATCAGGCTCTGGGAGCGCAGACGAGAAAGGACTGTGACAAAGGATGTATTGCCTGTGGAATCTGTGTGAGGAATTGTCCGGCAGGAGCGATTCGGATCGAAGAGAATCATGCGGTGATCGATGAAGACCGATGCATTGCCTGTGGAATGTGTGCAGTGAAATGCCCGAAGGGTGTAATCCATGACAGGGATGGCATCTTTGCGGCGATTTAG
- the ygfK gene encoding putative selenate reductase subunit YgfK translates to MSEVMRPMAFEQLVDWILTEKKKYGTVFGERHPYYADAKYNRIIFGRNLETPIGPAAGPNTQLTQNIVAAYYTGSRFFELKTVQVMDGDELAACINRPCIKADDECYNCEWSTELFVPQAMEEYIKAWFLLKVISKEFGLGAADGFQFNISVGYDLAGIQSEKIDNFLNTMKHAQDSKIFKSCKAYLLEHVDLFEKVTREDIEAISGDICNSVTISTLHGCPPQEIERIAMYLITEKGFHTFIKCNPTLLGYEYARKTMDDMGYDYVAFGDFHFKDDLQYSDAVPMLKRLMAVCQERNLEFGVKITNTFPVDVKQGELPSEEMYMSGKSLYPLSISVASMLAKDFDGALRISYSGGADYHNIKGIVDAGIWPVTMATTLLKPGGYDRISQIAPLLDEENVVFRGVDAEKTAKLVEDAKTNRYHVKSVKPLPSRKINREVPLIDCFIAPCKEGCPIHQDITTYLQLVGEGKYEEAMDVITEKNPLPFITGTICAHACMGKCTRNFYEDPVHIREMKKVAADNGYDALIAKLSAPAVTKEGKAAVVGGGPAGMAAAYFLRRAGMAVTLFEKKSALGGVVRHVIPEFRIPGTSIDKDAALLEKIGVEIRTNTEITSVEALKGEGYTNVVLAVGAYKPGNVRLEAGEAVNALKFLEEFKAKDGNLDLGKVVAVIGGGNTAMDTARAAKRTKGVEKVSLVYRRTKRYMPADEEELVMAVEDGVEFMELLAPVKAENGKLICKVMELGEPDASGRRGVNETEEIREIPADTVIAAVGEKVPEEFYRANGLNVNERGRAFANEDTCESSVAGVYVVGDGLGGPATVVEGIRDGLKAAEAIIGEKLVRDYDAKTEEAVIYERKGNLSDIRTDADESKRCLNCAAICENCVEVCPNRANISIRVPGLAKHQVIHVDYMCNECGNCKSFCPYSSAPYLDKFTLFADEADMENSKNQGFTVLDKESVTCKVRLLGEVTTWTKGEETRIPESLQKLMETVCAEYAYLLR, encoded by the coding sequence ATGAGTGAAGTTATGAGGCCTATGGCTTTTGAACAGTTAGTAGACTGGATCCTTACCGAAAAGAAGAAATACGGGACGGTGTTCGGAGAGCGTCATCCTTATTATGCAGATGCAAAATACAACCGTATCATTTTCGGAAGAAACTTAGAGACCCCAATCGGACCGGCAGCGGGACCGAACACTCAGTTGACACAGAATATCGTTGCAGCATATTATACCGGCAGCAGATTCTTCGAACTGAAAACGGTTCAGGTGATGGACGGAGATGAACTGGCAGCCTGTATCAACCGTCCCTGTATCAAGGCGGATGATGAATGTTATAACTGTGAGTGGTCTACGGAACTGTTTGTGCCGCAGGCGATGGAAGAATACATCAAAGCATGGTTCCTGCTGAAAGTGATTTCCAAAGAATTTGGTCTGGGAGCAGCAGATGGATTCCAGTTCAATATCAGTGTGGGATACGATCTGGCCGGTATTCAGTCGGAAAAGATCGACAACTTCTTAAATACGATGAAACACGCACAAGATTCAAAGATTTTCAAATCCTGCAAAGCATACCTGTTAGAGCATGTGGATCTGTTTGAAAAGGTTACAAGAGAAGATATCGAGGCAATCTCCGGAGATATCTGTAATTCTGTGACCATTTCCACACTTCACGGATGTCCTCCGCAGGAGATCGAGCGGATCGCCATGTATCTGATTACAGAGAAAGGATTCCATACCTTTATCAAATGTAATCCGACCCTGTTGGGATATGAGTATGCAAGAAAGACCATGGATGACATGGGATATGATTATGTTGCGTTCGGAGATTTCCATTTCAAAGACGATCTGCAGTACAGTGATGCCGTTCCGATGCTGAAACGTCTGATGGCAGTCTGTCAGGAGCGGAATCTGGAGTTTGGGGTAAAGATCACCAATACTTTCCCGGTAGATGTAAAGCAGGGAGAACTTCCGAGTGAAGAAATGTATATGTCTGGAAAATCTCTGTATCCGTTGTCTATTTCTGTGGCTTCTATGCTGGCGAAAGATTTCGACGGAGCCCTTCGCATTTCCTATTCCGGTGGAGCAGATTATCACAATATCAAAGGAATCGTGGACGCAGGAATCTGGCCGGTTACGATGGCAACGACGCTCCTAAAACCGGGCGGATATGACAGAATTTCTCAGATTGCACCGCTGCTTGACGAGGAAAATGTGGTCTTCCGGGGTGTGGATGCTGAGAAGACTGCGAAACTGGTGGAAGACGCCAAAACCAATCGATATCATGTAAAGTCTGTGAAACCGCTTCCATCCAGAAAGATTAACAGAGAAGTACCTCTGATTGACTGCTTTATCGCACCGTGTAAGGAAGGTTGTCCGATCCATCAGGATATCACCACATACCTGCAGTTGGTGGGAGAAGGAAAATATGAGGAAGCCATGGATGTGATTACCGAAAAAAATCCGCTTCCGTTTATTACAGGCACTATCTGCGCACATGCATGCATGGGAAAATGTACCCGTAATTTCTATGAAGATCCGGTACACATCCGTGAGATGAAGAAGGTGGCAGCAGATAATGGATATGATGCACTGATTGCAAAATTATCAGCGCCGGCTGTTACAAAAGAAGGAAAGGCAGCGGTTGTTGGTGGTGGTCCTGCCGGAATGGCAGCCGCTTACTTCTTAAGAAGAGCCGGAATGGCTGTAACTTTGTTTGAGAAGAAGTCTGCATTAGGTGGTGTGGTACGTCATGTGATTCCGGAATTCAGAATTCCGGGAACTTCGATTGATAAAGATGCAGCACTGCTTGAAAAAATAGGGGTAGAGATTCGAACCAATACAGAAATCACATCGGTGGAGGCACTGAAAGGAGAAGGGTATACCAATGTAGTTCTGGCAGTGGGAGCCTATAAACCCGGAAATGTCAGACTGGAAGCAGGAGAAGCGGTCAATGCACTGAAATTCCTGGAAGAATTCAAGGCAAAAGACGGAAATCTGGATCTTGGAAAAGTCGTGGCAGTCATCGGTGGCGGTAACACTGCGATGGATACGGCTCGTGCGGCAAAACGCACCAAAGGAGTGGAAAAGGTTTCTCTGGTTTACAGAAGAACCAAACGCTACATGCCGGCTGATGAAGAAGAACTGGTGATGGCAGTGGAAGACGGTGTAGAGTTCATGGAACTGCTGGCACCGGTCAAAGCAGAAAACGGCAAACTGATCTGCAAGGTCATGGAATTGGGAGAACCGGATGCTTCCGGAAGAAGAGGAGTCAATGAGACAGAGGAAATCCGGGAGATCCCGGCAGATACCGTGATCGCAGCAGTCGGCGAAAAGGTTCCGGAGGAGTTCTATCGGGCAAATGGACTGAACGTCAATGAAAGAGGACGTGCGTTTGCCAATGAAGACACCTGTGAAAGCAGCGTAGCTGGTGTATATGTAGTCGGAGACGGACTGGGCGGACCGGCGACTGTAGTGGAAGGAATTCGTGACGGACTGAAAGCGGCAGAAGCAATCATCGGAGAAAAACTGGTCAGAGATTATGATGCAAAGACAGAGGAAGCGGTCATCTATGAGCGGAAAGGGAACTTAAGTGATATTAGGACAGATGCGGATGAAAGCAAGAGATGTCTGAACTGCGCAGCAATCTGTGAGAATTGCGTAGAAGTATGTCCGAACCGTGCCAATATCTCCATTCGTGTACCGGGACTTGCAAAGCATCAGGTGATCCACGTAGATTATATGTGTAATGAGTGTGGCAACTGTAAGAGTTTCTGTCCATATAGCAGTGCACCGTATTTGGACAAATTTACACTGTTTGCGGACGAAGCAGATATGGAAAACAGCAAGAATCAGGGATTTACCGTCTTAGATAAAGAAAGTGTAACCTGTAAAGTACGCCTTTTAGGTGAAGTGACAACCTGGACGAAGGGAGAAGAAACCAGAATTCCGGAGTCCCTTCAGAAACTGATGGAAACAGTCTGCGCAGAGTATGCATATCTGTTGAGATAG
- a CDS encoding uracil-xanthine permease family protein, which translates to MKKAGSSKPGNEELFKWDGKPTFGQALPLALQHVLAAAVGCVTPAILVANAANNAAGGGTVDMGLLIQMSLVFAGLSTFLQLYGNKFRLGSGLPVIIGVSFAYVPTMTAIATQAKDVDTIFGAMIIGGIIAIIVGLSITQIRKVFPPLVIGTVIFAIGLSLYKTAINYMAGNSANTYAVVVEQRGQTEALVYGSWQNWLVALVTLGIVVALNHYGKGILKLASILIGLVCGYVLALFFGMVDFSALSTAGWFQIPKPFAFGIRFDISAMIPLGILFLVNSIQAVGDFSATTSGGMDRLPTDRELNGGIIGYGIGNIVSACFGCPPTATYSQNVGIVGSTKVVSRKVFTMSAVILTVAGLIPKFSALLRTIPQCVLGGAVASVFASIAMTGIKLLVSEGLSPRNTTVVGLSIAIGMGVSLSPGCLNQMTASIHQALHLEIVLEELQEIVNNTFASSPVVLATIFAVLLNLVLPKDKPETN; encoded by the coding sequence ATGAAAAAAGCAGGATCATCAAAACCAGGGAACGAGGAACTTTTTAAATGGGATGGGAAACCTACCTTCGGACAGGCATTACCGCTGGCTCTCCAGCATGTACTGGCAGCGGCTGTCGGATGTGTGACACCGGCGATTCTTGTGGCAAATGCAGCCAACAATGCAGCAGGGGGCGGTACGGTGGATATGGGATTATTGATCCAGATGTCATTGGTATTCGCAGGCTTATCCACCTTTCTTCAGTTGTATGGCAACAAATTTCGACTGGGATCAGGCCTTCCGGTGATCATCGGAGTCAGCTTTGCCTATGTGCCGACGATGACGGCCATTGCGACCCAGGCGAAAGACGTGGATACGATTTTCGGAGCCATGATCATAGGTGGGATCATTGCCATTATCGTGGGCTTGTCGATCACACAGATTCGAAAAGTTTTTCCACCATTGGTGATCGGAACTGTAATTTTTGCCATTGGCCTTTCCTTATATAAAACTGCCATTAATTATATGGCCGGAAATTCTGCCAATACCTATGCAGTGGTGGTGGAACAGAGAGGGCAGACAGAGGCATTGGTTTATGGTTCCTGGCAGAACTGGCTGGTTGCACTTGTAACGCTTGGGATCGTAGTAGCCCTGAATCATTATGGGAAGGGAATCCTGAAACTGGCGTCGATCCTGATCGGACTGGTCTGTGGCTACGTTCTGGCGTTGTTCTTCGGAATGGTAGATTTTTCTGCGCTTTCTACTGCGGGATGGTTCCAGATACCAAAGCCGTTCGCATTTGGAATCCGGTTTGATATTTCTGCGATGATTCCGCTTGGAATCCTGTTCCTGGTCAACTCTATTCAGGCGGTGGGAGATTTCTCTGCAACCACCAGTGGAGGGATGGACAGACTGCCGACGGATAGAGAGCTGAACGGTGGGATTATTGGGTATGGAATCGGAAACATTGTAAGTGCATGTTTTGGTTGCCCGCCGACGGCAACTTACAGCCAGAATGTGGGAATCGTAGGATCCACGAAGGTTGTATCAAGAAAAGTGTTTACCATGTCTGCGGTGATCCTGACTGTAGCAGGACTGATTCCGAAATTTTCCGCATTGCTTCGGACGATTCCCCAGTGTGTGTTGGGAGGAGCAGTGGCATCCGTCTTTGCATCGATTGCTATGACCGGAATCAAACTGTTGGTCAGTGAGGGGTTATCCCCGAGAAATACAACGGTAGTAGGACTGTCCATTGCAATCGGAATGGGAGTGTCTTTAAGTCCGGGGTGCTTAAATCAGATGACAGCATCGATCCACCAGGCATTGCATCTTGAAATTGTGTTGGAGGAGCTTCAGGAAATCGTCAATAATACGTTCGCATCTTCTCCGGTGGTGCTTGCAACCATCTTTGCGGTTCTGTTAAACTTGGTATTACCGAAAGACAAACCGGAAACAAACTAG